In Phormidium yuhuli AB48, one genomic interval encodes:
- a CDS encoding calcium-binding protein, with protein sequence MEAKMGNTIIGTLISDLIIPGGNIQGEPLPDLSGDDIIDGVGGNNVIAASDGNDSVVGGSGNDLLFGNQGDDTLRGGPGNDTLYGGQGNDVLFGDSGNNYLSGDRGNDTIFGGSGNDVIFGGEGDDYLVAGEGNNTISGGEGNDIIEGGNGDDLLFGNQGNDVIRTGDGNNTVYGGAGDDTIFAGPGNNFLSGDLGADVLVGGDGEDTFAMSRRSADVTSGGVNLSDADRIQNFVRGRDRLFLDGLPFADVSIEVNGNNSIIKDTVTNQFLAVVEGVSDLDATDFSSEIADPEPPRTFEFVDENGQPINLYQFDQADGGSTAGVLVPRSIFIRRSGTTGEDNLLFNKIPATAFEGVDFQGPGSGVELLNGQRLVSFADGQGTVAFDINLINEVLGTDAEGGDRFFSLQLRKDTVVVDNANFLIRRQPAGAPLGGGFTFTRKDKTIGGGSTDGAAEGVFGVTGNPDFIRFTIFRANADVEASVDVITSPGTTNPAIGVTDISELGTNPGEGDFKQFTQTVTFGVNQLSRSFEVPVSFDTLGSSIMRVALQGDQLGAFPTADVNIL encoded by the coding sequence GTGGAGGCTAAAATGGGCAATACCATTATTGGAACCTTAATTTCAGACCTGATTATTCCTGGGGGAAATATCCAGGGCGAACCTCTCCCTGACTTATCAGGGGATGACATCATCGACGGCGTGGGTGGCAATAACGTCATTGCTGCCAGTGATGGCAATGATAGCGTTGTCGGCGGTTCTGGGAACGACTTATTATTCGGGAACCAGGGCGACGACACCCTACGGGGTGGACCCGGAAACGATACCCTGTATGGAGGACAAGGGAATGATGTCCTCTTCGGAGACTCGGGGAATAACTATCTCTCGGGCGATCGCGGTAACGATACCATTTTCGGCGGCAGTGGTAACGATGTCATCTTCGGGGGAGAAGGAGACGACTACCTCGTCGCCGGTGAGGGGAATAATACCATCTCCGGGGGAGAAGGAAACGACATCATTGAAGGGGGAAATGGCGATGATTTACTCTTCGGCAACCAAGGCAACGATGTTATCCGCACCGGAGATGGTAATAATACAGTCTATGGAGGGGCTGGGGATGACACCATTTTCGCCGGCCCTGGCAATAACTTCCTCTCCGGCGACTTAGGGGCTGATGTTCTCGTTGGAGGTGACGGAGAAGATACCTTTGCCATGTCTCGCCGCAGTGCCGACGTCACCAGTGGCGGCGTCAACCTCTCTGATGCCGATCGCATTCAGAACTTTGTCCGGGGTCGCGATCGCTTATTCCTGGATGGCTTACCCTTTGCTGATGTCAGCATCGAAGTGAATGGAAATAACTCCATCATCAAAGATACTGTTACTAACCAGTTCCTCGCGGTGGTTGAAGGGGTATCTGACCTTGATGCGACGGACTTCTCCAGTGAGATTGCCGATCCTGAACCCCCGCGCACCTTTGAGTTTGTGGATGAAAATGGTCAACCCATCAACCTCTATCAATTTGACCAGGCGGACGGAGGAAGTACCGCTGGTGTCTTAGTTCCCCGCAGTATCTTTATTCGACGCAGTGGAACCACTGGGGAAGACAACCTCTTGTTCAACAAAATCCCCGCTACCGCCTTTGAAGGGGTGGACTTTCAAGGCCCCGGTTCTGGGGTGGAGTTATTGAACGGACAACGCCTCGTTAGCTTTGCTGATGGACAAGGAACTGTCGCCTTTGACATCAATCTCATTAACGAAGTCTTGGGAACGGATGCTGAAGGGGGCGATCGGTTCTTCTCCTTACAACTGAGGAAAGATACGGTCGTTGTTGATAACGCCAACTTCCTGATTCGTCGTCAACCGGCTGGTGCGCCTCTCGGTGGTGGCTTTACGTTTACTCGAAAAGATAAAACGATTGGAGGTGGTTCGACAGATGGGGCTGCTGAGGGAGTCTTTGGTGTCACCGGAAACCCTGACTTCATCCGTTTTACAATCTTCCGCGCCAACGCCGATGTCGAAGCCAGCGTTGATGTAATTACAAGTCCTGGAACCACCAACCCCGCCATTGGCGTCACCGATATCTCCGAACTCGGGACAAACCCAGGAGAGGGCGACTTCAAACAATTTACACAAACCGTTACCTTTGGCGTCAATCAGCTTTCCCGTTCATTTGAAGTCCCTGTTAGCTTTGACACTCTGGGTTCCTCTATCATGCGGGTTGCCCTCCAGGGAGACCAACTGGGTGCTTTTCCCACCGCAGACGTCAATATCCTCTAA
- the cphA gene encoding cyanophycin synthetase — protein sequence MKILKILTLRGPNYWSIRRQKLIVMRLDLEDLAERTTDTIPGFYETLSELLPSIEDHFCSPGHRGGFLKRVKEGTLLGHVIEHVALELQTLAGMEVGFGRARSTATAGVYNVVFEYKDERAGRYAARAAVRMCTSIVETGRYPLAELEQDLTDLEDLRDEAALGPSTEALIREAERRYIPWDQLSARAMIRFGTGVHQKRVQATLTDNSGILGVELACDKEGTKTILADAGIPVPRGTVIHYLDELEDAIADVGGYPVVIKPLDGNHGRGITINIDDWQDAEAAYDAASEESKTRSVIVERYYEGQDHRVLVIDGKLVAVAERVPAHVVGDGQSTIAELVDDVNQDPRRGDGHDNILTRLKLDNTSLQWLDRQGLDAHSIPERGQVCYLRATANLSTGGIAIDRTDEIHPENRWIAERVAKIIGLDIIGMDIVTSDISRPLRETDGVIVEVNAAPGFRMHVSPSEGTPRNVAKPVLDMLFPPGTPHSVPIISITGTNGKTTTTRLIAHICKQTGQVVGYTTTDGTYIGDFLAEAGDNTGPQSAGLILGDPTVEMAVLETARGGILRSGLAFEEANVGVVLNVAADHLGIGDIDTIEQMASVKAVVAEAVHPDGYAVLNADDVLVAGMAKNLRSHIAYFSMNPDNEIVRSHVENGGKAAVYQDGYLTVLDGGSMVRIAKADEVPLTLKGMAPFMIANALAACIATYVQGVELEAIRAGLATFKASVDQTPGRMNLFDLGDFHALVDYAHNAASYEALGGFVRNWPGSCIGVIGGPGDRRDEDFVELGRLSAEIFDQIIVKEDDDTRGRPRGDAADWICKGIQEVNPDARYESILSEEKAINIALDEAPKDSLVVILPESVSRAIRLIRERHPVEDA from the coding sequence CATCGCGGTGGCTTCCTGAAACGGGTTAAGGAGGGAACGTTACTCGGTCATGTAATTGAACATGTGGCGTTGGAACTGCAAACCCTGGCGGGGATGGAGGTGGGCTTTGGTCGCGCTCGCTCGACGGCGACGGCGGGAGTTTATAATGTCGTCTTTGAGTATAAAGATGAGCGGGCGGGCCGTTATGCAGCGCGGGCAGCGGTGCGGATGTGTACCAGCATTGTGGAGACGGGCCGTTATCCCCTGGCTGAGTTGGAACAGGATTTAACGGATTTAGAGGATTTACGGGATGAGGCGGCCTTGGGGCCGAGTACGGAAGCCCTGATTCGGGAGGCGGAACGGCGTTATATCCCTTGGGACCAGTTGAGTGCGCGGGCCATGATTCGCTTTGGGACTGGGGTTCATCAGAAACGGGTTCAAGCAACGCTCACGGATAATAGTGGCATCCTGGGGGTGGAATTGGCCTGTGATAAGGAAGGGACGAAAACGATTCTGGCCGATGCGGGGATTCCGGTTCCTCGGGGAACGGTGATTCATTATCTGGATGAACTTGAAGATGCGATCGCCGATGTGGGAGGCTATCCCGTGGTGATTAAACCCCTCGATGGCAATCATGGTCGTGGGATTACCATCAATATCGATGATTGGCAGGATGCTGAGGCGGCCTATGATGCGGCGAGTGAGGAGTCGAAGACGCGATCGGTGATTGTGGAGCGCTACTACGAAGGCCAAGACCACCGGGTTCTGGTGATTGATGGTAAGTTGGTGGCGGTGGCGGAACGAGTCCCGGCCCATGTGGTGGGAGATGGCCAATCTACTATTGCTGAGTTGGTAGATGATGTGAATCAAGATCCCCGCCGGGGAGATGGCCATGACAATATCCTGACGCGGCTGAAGTTGGATAATACCAGTTTGCAATGGCTCGACCGTCAAGGCTTGGATGCTCATAGTATCCCGGAGCGGGGTCAGGTCTGCTATCTGCGGGCTACGGCTAATCTCAGTACGGGGGGAATTGCCATTGATCGCACCGATGAGATTCACCCGGAAAACCGCTGGATTGCTGAACGGGTGGCTAAGATTATTGGCTTAGATATTATCGGCATGGATATTGTCACCTCGGATATTTCCCGGCCGCTACGGGAGACGGATGGGGTGATTGTGGAAGTGAACGCGGCCCCTGGGTTCCGGATGCACGTGAGTCCGAGTGAAGGGACTCCTCGCAATGTGGCTAAGCCGGTTTTGGATATGCTGTTTCCCCCAGGAACTCCCCACAGTGTGCCGATTATCTCGATTACGGGAACCAATGGTAAGACCACGACCACTCGTTTGATTGCTCATATTTGTAAGCAGACGGGCCAGGTGGTGGGCTATACCACGACGGATGGAACCTATATTGGTGACTTTTTGGCTGAGGCCGGTGATAATACGGGTCCCCAAAGTGCGGGCCTGATTTTGGGAGACCCCACGGTGGAGATGGCGGTGTTGGAAACCGCTCGTGGGGGGATTTTGCGCTCTGGCTTGGCTTTTGAGGAGGCCAATGTGGGGGTGGTGTTGAATGTTGCGGCTGACCATTTGGGCATTGGTGATATTGATACGATTGAACAGATGGCCAGTGTGAAAGCGGTGGTGGCGGAGGCGGTTCACCCCGATGGCTATGCGGTTCTCAATGCTGATGATGTGTTGGTGGCGGGGATGGCGAAGAATTTGCGCTCCCATATCGCCTATTTTTCGATGAATCCGGATAATGAGATTGTGCGGAGTCATGTGGAGAATGGCGGGAAGGCGGCGGTGTATCAGGATGGCTATCTGACGGTTCTCGATGGCGGTTCGATGGTTCGGATTGCTAAGGCGGATGAGGTTCCTCTGACGTTGAAGGGGATGGCACCGTTTATGATTGCGAATGCGTTAGCCGCTTGTATTGCGACCTATGTGCAAGGGGTTGAGTTGGAGGCGATTCGCGCGGGGTTGGCGACGTTTAAGGCGTCGGTTGACCAAACGCCGGGACGGATGAATCTCTTTGATTTGGGGGATTTCCATGCTTTGGTGGATTATGCTCACAATGCAGCGAGTTATGAGGCGTTGGGGGGCTTTGTCCGCAATTGGCCGGGGTCTTGTATTGGGGTGATTGGGGGCCCGGGCGATCGTCGGGATGAGGATTTTGTGGAGTTGGGCCGTCTCTCGGCGGAGATTTTCGACCAAATTATTGTCAAGGAGGATGATGATACTCGGGGACGACCTCGGGGAGATGCGGCGGATTGGATTTGTAAGGGGATTCAGGAGGTGAATCCTGATGCTCGCTATGAGTCGATTCTCAGTGAGGAGAAGGCGATTAATATTGCTCTGGATGAGGCGCCTAAGGATAGTTTGGTGGTGATTCTACCGGAGAGTGTCAGTCGCGCGATTCGTTTGATTAGGGAGCGTCATCCGGTTGAGGATGCGTAG